The Chitinophaga sp. Cy-1792 genome contains the following window.
GAAGAGCATGTTGATAGGGTCTGGCAGGAACAGGCATACAGCGCGGTTTACGATGGCGAGCTTGTTGGCGTTAGGGCCGGTATACACCACATAAGTTGGCATCCCGCCGAACATGCTGTTAGACCACAGCGGAATGTCGCCGGTACGTTCATAATAATCTTTTGCTTCTTTGGCCATTCCCTGCACGTTCATCATGTCGGACTGGTTTACTACTTTCCCTTCCATAACGGGGGAGCAGTAAACAGTGGCCAGGATCAGGAAGATACCAATAGCCGCCAAATGTGGAAGTATGGCTTTTAGCCAGTTTTGCTTCATCGGATATTTCAGATTTAGTTTTAAAGAAACAAAAATAACTGTAATTTATCCGAAATTTCAATATGGGCTGGATTCGTTTTCTGTTAAAATTTGTGTTTATCTGCAATGTGTGCTTTATTATCGGCGAAATACTACGTATTATATCTTATAATCATGCCCTTGATGCCGTTGTAAATCATATACTGATATTGGGAGTAGGAATTGCGATGCCCGTCAATTTATTACTGAGTATAATCGTTGCTGTTTTATTACTGATAAGAAAAATAACGTGGCAATCATTACCACCTTGGGTATATTTGCTTAATCTGTTAATTCTAATAGTTCAACTAATAGTAACCTTCTAAAATGATCAAACATTTTCTGAATGATAAGCCCACAAAGCTATTCATCATTTTTGCCTGTTTTTTTGTTGCGAATGCCCTGATTGCAGAATGTATCGGAGGAAAATTATTTCTGCTCGAGCAGATGGTAGGATTGCCGGTACATAGTTTTACTGTATTTGGTGAGAAGGGTTTATCACTGACACTTACTGCCGGTGTGTTATTGTGGCCGCTGGAATTTGTCATGACGGACGTTGTTAATGAATATTATGGCCCTAAGGCGGTGAAAAGGATTTCGTATATCGCGGTATGTATGATTTCTTATGCCTTTATCATGTTTTTTGTGGCTATGCAGGTACCAGCCTCCGATTTCTGGCGTACCAGTAAGGTAACAGACGGTGTTCCAGATATGCAGAACGCGTTTGTACAGATATTCGGACAAGGTATGTGGATCATCTTTGCGAGTCTGACCGCCTTTTTGGTGAGTCAGCTGGTGGATGTAACCGTATTTCACCATATTAAGCGTCGTACGGGTAATAAACATGTATGGCTGCGTGCAACAGGAAGTACGCTGGTGTCGCAGCTGGTAGACAGCTTTATCGTATTGTTTATAGCTTTCAAAGTAGGGCAGGGCTGGACCTGGCAGCGGGTACTGGCCATTTGTGTTGTTAACTACACCTACAAAGCCATCGTAGCTATCGCGTTAACGCCTTTAATTTACATACTGGAGCACAGGATCAACAAGTTCCTCGGCCATGAAACTGCCGAGCGTATGAAAGCGGAGGCCATGGGCCAGGAGCATCCGTTGGTGGCGCCTATCAACGTAGATTAATCTGAAGAATATAAGAAAAGCCCTCCTTCTGCAAAGTGGAAGGAGGGCTTCTTTATTTATTAATATTTTTCTTTCACCATCTTCGCCACTACCTTATCAATAGGCAGGTTGACGGATGCTTCGGAGAAATCCTCCCAGTCGATCCATCTGGCTCTTTCCATTTCGTCCGTGCCTTCCGGTACCTCGAAATCGAATGGTTTATCGATCGTTGGCGCTACAAAAGCGGAGGTAGGTGTAACCAGATAGTATATAGAGATGATCTGTGTTACATTATCAAAAGCGGAGATCTGGAAGAAGTCGGTGGTGTAGATATGTTCTACTACTTTTACGTCCTGGCTGAGTTCTTCCTGCCATTCGCGTACAATGCACTCCAGGGTGCCTTCGCCAAATTCGAGTCCGCCGCCGGGGAACTTGGTATAGTAACCGCCACGGATATATTCATCACTTACCAGCACCTGTTTTTTCTCATTGATCATGATGCCGTATACTCTAACGTTGAAACCTGTTTGCATATGGAAGTATTGTATATCGGATTAGAACCATCTCTTCTTCATAAAATACCAGCTGATAATCACTGAAATTGCTATGGAGAGCATGATGGGTATATAAAAAGCGTGCATGGTATGCTGATAGGGAATATCTACGTTCATGCCGTAGATGCTGGCTACCAGCATAGGGAAAGTCAGTACGATGGTGATGGACGTGAGTCGTTTCATCACTACGTTGAGGTTATTGGAAATGATACTGGCGAAAGCATCCATGGTACCGCTGAGGATGTTGGTATATGTGTTTGCCATTTCCAGTGCCTGGGAAGTGTCTACGATCAGGTCGTTGAGGAATTCCTTTTCATCTTCGTTGAGGCCGAGGAAATTCGTGCGTTCCAGTTTCATGAGCAGCAGTTCGTTGCTACGGAGGGCGGTCACGAAGTAAACGAGGCTTTTCTGAATACGCATGAGGGCCAGCAGCTCTTCGTTTCTGTTGGAATCGTAGAGTTTTTGTTCCAGCATATTCCTGCGTTGATTGATTTCCTTGAGATGATCGAGGAAGTTGACAACCACTTTTTCAAATATTTTGAGCACCATCATATTTCTCTTTTCAGAGGAGCGGTTATGGAAGGTGTTGAGGAATTTTTTGATAGCGGTGTTGTCGAAGGAATTTACCGTGATGATCTGGTTATGTGTGAGAATGATCACGATGGGGATGGTGATGTAGTAGGCATCACTATCATTGAAGGAATTATTTTCTGTAGGTGTTTTAATAACGATCAGCCTGACCTTGTCTTCGAGCTCATAGCGGGAGCGTTCATCGATATCGAGGGAATCGGTGAGGAAGTCGAGGGGG
Protein-coding sequences here:
- a CDS encoding queuosine precursor transporter yields the protein MIKHFLNDKPTKLFIIFACFFVANALIAECIGGKLFLLEQMVGLPVHSFTVFGEKGLSLTLTAGVLLWPLEFVMTDVVNEYYGPKAVKRISYIAVCMISYAFIMFFVAMQVPASDFWRTSKVTDGVPDMQNAFVQIFGQGMWIIFASLTAFLVSQLVDVTVFHHIKRRTGNKHVWLRATGSTLVSQLVDSFIVLFIAFKVGQGWTWQRVLAICVVNYTYKAIVAIALTPLIYILEHRINKFLGHETAERMKAEAMGQEHPLVAPINVD
- a CDS encoding NUDIX domain-containing protein produces the protein MQTGFNVRVYGIMINEKKQVLVSDEYIRGGYYTKFPGGGLEFGEGTLECIVREWQEELSQDVKVVEHIYTTDFFQISAFDNVTQIISIYYLVTPTSAFVAPTIDKPFDFEVPEGTDEMERARWIDWEDFSEASVNLPIDKVVAKMVKEKY
- a CDS encoding magnesium transporter CorA family protein, whose amino-acid sequence is MIQYFKNIDGKTVAIQAPDDGAWINITPPLKQSEFELLSENLDIPLDFLTDSLDIDERSRYELEDKVRLIVIKTPTENNSFNDSDAYYITIPIVIILTHNQIITVNSFDNTAIKKFLNTFHNRSSEKRNMMVLKIFEKVVVNFLDHLKEINQRRNMLEQKLYDSNRNEELLALMRIQKSLVYFVTALRSNELLLMKLERTNFLGLNEDEKEFLNDLIVDTSQALEMANTYTNILSGTMDAFASIISNNLNVVMKRLTSITIVLTFPMLVASIYGMNVDIPYQHTMHAFYIPIMLSIAISVIISWYFMKKRWF